A part of Apostichopus japonicus isolate 1M-3 chromosome 10, ASM3797524v1, whole genome shotgun sequence genomic DNA contains:
- the LOC139975176 gene encoding homocysteine S-methyltransferase YbgG-like yields the protein MDVLVLDGGASSEIQNLGFDIHKDPLWSSRLLITNPGAIKEVHKSFLEHGADIIQTVSYQASIPGFWKYANKTEEEAKALMQKSVHLAQESVEEFWKDYQKKAEDSDSTITADRKRPMVCGSLGPCAVKFNNNSEYHGNYIEDVTEREIIDFQRPRISALVEAGIDFLALETIPVQKEAEIVTKLLREFPNVKPWISFQCKDGNHTGHGEVFSDAVQSVVQDGLVKYVGINCCSPLYVTPLLESVQRQIKDYSLEFVTYPNSGEIYEEEAITSVGRFTGDNLMAKFAPTVPKWIDLGATIIGGCCQTTPKDIQLIVEHVSLNLKGHQSTKGET from the exons ATGGATGTACTTGTACTAGATGGAGGTGCTTCTTCTGAAATACAAAACCTGGGCTTTGACATTCAT AAAGACCCTCTCTGGAGCTCAAGATTGTTGATTACCAATCCAGGTGCAATAAAAGAGGTCCACAAAAG CTTTCTTGAACATGGGGCTGACATCATCCAAACAGTTTCATACCAA GCGTCAATTCCTGGTTTTTGGAAATATGCCAACAAAACTGAAGAAGAGGCCAAGGCACTGATGCAGAAGAGCGTCCACTTAGCTCAAGAAAGTGTCGAAGAGTTTTGGAAAGATTATCAGAAGAAAGCAGAAGACAGTGATTCAACTATCACAGCAG ATAGGAAGAGACCAATGGTTTGTGGTTCCTTAGGACCATGTGCTGTCAAGTTTAATAATAATTCAGAATACCATGGAAACTACATTGAAGATGTCACTGAAAGG GAGATCATTGACTTCCAGAGACCAAGAATTTCAGCTCTCGTAGAAGCAGGCATAGACTTCCTAGCTCTAGAAACTATTCCTGTCCAGAAAGAGGCAGAGATTGTGACAAAACTGCTGAGAGAATTTCCTAATGTAAAGCCATGGATTTCCTTCCAGTGTAAG GATGGCAACCATACAGGTCATGGGGAGGTATTTTCTGACGCTGTCCAGTCGGTGGTTCAGGACGGATTAGTGAAGTATGTCGGCATCAACTGCTGCTCTCCTCTCTATGTTACACCTCTACTGGAGTCTGTTCAGAGACAAATAAAAGATTATTCTCTTGAGTTTGTGACTTATCCCAACAGTGGAGAAATCTATGAAGAAGAAGCCATAACATCTGTGGGAAG aTTCACTGGTGATAATTTGATGGCCAAATTTGCCCCCACTGTACCAAAATGGATTGACCTAGGTGCTACCATTATTGGAGGATGTTGTCAAACAACACCAAAGGATATACAATTGATAGTTGAACATGTGAGCTTGAACTTGAAAGGTCACCAGAGCACCAAAGGAGAAACATAA